TGCTGAAGAGGTTCAAGAACCCAGAATCTGGTGAATCGAGATTTATAAATATGGGGGAGACAGAGAAATCAGAAAAAAATGACGGTAAAGCCGAAGAGAAGAAGGACAAGcatgaaaagaaagagaaacatgAGGGTGAGGCGACGAAGGAGAAGGGAGAAGATGACAaagctaaagataagaaaaagaagaagggtAAAGAAGATGGTGGAAAGGAGAAGAAGACAAAGAACCCTGAAGATAAAAAGGATCCTCAGAAACTGAGGGCCAAGCTCGAAA
Above is a genomic segment from Mangifera indica cultivar Alphonso chromosome 3, CATAS_Mindica_2.1, whole genome shotgun sequence containing:
- the LOC123212507 gene encoding protein PXR1: MGETEKSEKNDGKAEEKKDKHEKKEKHEGEATKEKGEDDKAKDKKKKKGKEDGGKEKKTKNPEDKKDPQKLRAKLEKLDAKMKALAVKKEEIFKLLKEAENTPTNPSG